A single genomic interval of Camelina sativa cultivar DH55 chromosome 11, Cs, whole genome shotgun sequence harbors:
- the LOC104723895 gene encoding uncharacterized protein LOC104723895, whose amino-acid sequence MPFYGPNSQGGCRVGGFSSGRGGAHRGGGHGGGGNRGNVVAVVGNIAGGIRDFVSQATFLKDSSLILEEDEEIEEQHRKALEEFPSDFA is encoded by the exons ATGCCTTTTTACGGTCCTAATTCTCAAGGTGGTTGTCGTGTGGGAGGTTTCTCCTCCGGTCGCGGTGGTGCTCATCGTGGTGGAGGACACGGCGGCGGTGGTAATCGTGGCAATGTGGTGGCGGTCGTGGGGAACATCGCTGGTGGTATCCG cgaTTTTGTATCTCAAGCAACATTCTTGAAAGATTCGTCGCTTATCcttgaggaggatgaagaa ATTGAAGAGCAACATAGGAAAGCATTAGAGGAGTTTCCTTCTGATTTTGCATAA